The Candidatus Methylomirabilota bacterium genome contains the following window.
CGTAGACGGCGAGCCACGCGGGCCCCCACTGCGGGAGCACGAAGGCGAGCGCCAGGAGGGCGCCGCCGGGGAAGAGCCAGTCGGCGCGCATGTTCGCCGGCGAGGTCGGGAAGAGGCCGTGCTCGACCATCATCCGGTAGAGGCGGTCGCGGATCGGCGGGAAGGTGTGGTCGTAGTCGCGCCGGATCTCGGACAGCGTGAACGTCGAGAGCGTCCAGTCGGCGCCGAAGATCTTGGCGAGGACGAAGAGCTCGAACGGCTTCAGCGCCGGGTCGCCGCCGATCGGCTTCAGGCGATGGAAGACGAAGTCGGAACGGCCGGCGAGCGTCGTGATCTGCTCGATCTTGAAGTAGCCGCGGACGGCGAGGTCCACGATGGTCGCGAGCAGCTCGCGCGGCTCGGCCTTCTCGTCCACGAGCGCGCCCGCCTCGGCCGGCAGAAGCCCGAGCGGCGGCTCGTACTCGGGCTTCACGGAGCGCTTCGCCCCCGGGTCGCGCCCGTAGGCCCACCACGCGAGCCAGCCCGCGAGGAGGGCGAGGAGCGGGAGCCCGAGCGGCCAGTTGTCGCCGAGGAACCAGAGCCCCTGGCGCACGGCCGACGGGCGGCCGACGTGGCCGACCGGCCAGCCCACGACCACGGTGACGCCCTCGCGCGGCCGGAGCGCGCGCGTCGTCGTGAAGCGCCAGAAGCGCTCGACGCGGTCCAGCCGGTAGTCCTGCCCGCTGGCGCCGCGCGGGCCGGTGTACGCGACCGCCCGCACGCCGTCGTCGGTGACGCCCGGCGGCGCCTTGACGAACACATCCGTGGTCAAGATCGGGACCTCCCACTCGTCGCCCGTGGCGTTCCAGTAGAGCTCGTCGTGGTCCTCGAAGTTGAGGATCCCGCGGCGGACGCGGTAGACGATCGTCACGGTCTTCTTCGTGTCCACGGCCCCCGGCACCCACGCCTTGATCTTCACGTAGCGGCCGGGATAAGAGACCTCGTGGCGGAGCGGCTTTCCGCCCTCGTCCCAGACGCCGATGCCCTCGAGGCGGAGGGCGAACTCGTACCCGCCACGGTCGTAGCGCACCGGGATCGTGCGGAAGATGCCGTCGTGCGCGCCCCGGAACTCGAAGGTGATGTCCTCGCGGACGACGAGGCTCGCGTCGGGATTGACCTGGAGGCTCACGACGAAGGCGTCGATCGCGAAGCTGCGCGCCTCCCCGGCCGTCGCGGCGCCGAGGACGAGCGCGAGGGCGCCGAGGAGCCGCCTTATGCCGCTAGCTCCCGAAGGCCACGCGCGGCGCCTGGCGATCTTCTTGTCTGTCGAGCTCGAAGTACTGGCGCTTGGCGAAGCTGAAGAAGGACGCGATGAAGTTGGTCGGCACGGTGTCGATCGCCGTGTTGAAGTCGCGCACGACGGCGTTGTAGTAGCGGCGCGAGTCCTGGATCGCGTTCTCGATCTCCCCGAGCGAGGTCTGGAGCTGCGTGAAGCTCTGGTTCGCCTTGAGGTCGGGGTACGCCTCGGCCAGCGCGAAGAGCTGGCGGAGGGCGCCGGTCAGCGCGTTCTCCGCCTGCGCGCGCGCCTCGGGGGTCTGCGCGGCCACGGCGGCGCCCCGCGCGCGCACGACCGCGTCGAGCGTCCCCCGCTCGTGGGCGGCATAGCCCTTGACGGTCTCGACGAGGTTCGGGACGAGGTCGGTGCGGCGCTTGAGCTGCACGTCGATGTCCGACCACGCCTCCGCCGACCGCTGGCGGAGCCCGACGAGCTTGTTGTACGCCGCGATGAAGCCGACGATCAGCCCGACCAGGACGAGGAGAAAGATCCAGCCGCCGATGGTCATGGGCGCCCCTCCCACGCGCTATCTTAGCCTTAGCGCGACGGCGCGGGCTCAGGAAATCTCGTCGAGGAGCCGGGCGAGCCGCGCGTCGATCACCGCGCGCGCCTTCTGGAAATCGTCGCCGACGGCCGGCACGTCCCACTGCTCGACACGCGCGCCGGCGGCGAGCTCGCCCAGGTCGCAGCCGAACGCGACCACGCGCGACGCCCGCTCCACGTCGGCGCGCGTGACGCGCCGCGGGCGCCGGTCGCCGAGGTCCACGCCCTCGACCAGGAGCGCCTGCGCGACACGCGGCGCGATCGCGGGATCGGGCTCGGTGCCCGCGAAGTCGGCCCGGAGATCGAGCCCGCGCGCGCGCGCGAGCCGCTCGAAGTCCGCGGCCGCGAGCACGCTCTTGGCCGCACCGTGGAGACACACGAAGAGGACGGGCCGCGCGCTCGTCATTTCACGAACACCCACGTCGGCTTGAGCAGCGGGAACGCGACGAGGCCGATGAGCGCGGTCGCGGCGATCAGGAGCGGATTGCTCACCTTCCAGCGGAAGAGCACGCCCAGGCAGGCGAGTCCGACGACCGCGGTGAGCCAGTCGCCCACCGCGATCTTCCCGAGGAGGACGCAGGCGCCGAGGATGGTCCCGATCGCGGCCGCATACGCGCCCTTCACGAAGCCCTGGACGTTGGGGTTCGCGCGATGGCGGACGAGGATGGGCGCGACGATGAGGACGAGCAGGAACGAGGGCAGGAAGATCCCGACCGTGGCGACCACGGACCCCCAGAACCCCGCGACGAGGTAGCCGACGAACGTCGCGGTGATCACGACGGGACCCGGGCTCAGCATGCCCATCGCGACCGCCACGAGGAACTGCCGCTCGTCGAGCCAGCCCGTCGTGTGGACGAGCCCCGTCTCGAGGAACGGGACGATGACGAGCCCGCTGCCGAACGTGAGCGAGCCCGCCTTCAGGAAGAAGACGAGGAGCTTGCCGAGGGTCGCGGGCGCGGCCGCGGCCACGGCCGGCGGGGTCGCGGCGAGCGGTACCAGCGCCAGGATCGGCGCGGACGGGGCCCGGCGCCCTCGCAGGAGCGACCCGTAATAAATGATGCCGGCGATCCCGGCGCCGACGAACAGGAGCGCGACCTCGGTCTGAAGCACGACGGTGACCGCGAAGGCCACGACCGCGATGGCCCACTGGAGCGCGTCCTCCATGCCGAGCTTCGCCAGCCGGTAGCACGAGTGGAGGATGAGGGCGATGACCGCCGGGCTCACGCCGTAAAAGATCGCGGTGACCCACGAGAGCCCGCCGAGGTGGACGTAGAGCGCGCCGAGCACGCTCACGATGACGAAGTTCGGCAGGATGAACGCCCAGCCGCCGGCCCACGCGCCCCAGAAGCCGCCGCGGAGGTACGAGATGAAGATGCCCACTTGGATCGCGAGGGGCCCGGGCAGCGACTGGCACACGGCGATCCCCTCGCGCATCTCGTCCTTCGTCACCCACTTCCGGTCCTGGACCAGCTCGCGCTCCATCTGGCCGACGAGCGCGACGGGACCGCCGAAGCCGATCGCGCCGAGGCGCAGATAGTAGGCCGCGAGCCGCCGGATCGACACCCGCGTCGTCGTCGCCTGGTCCATGCCCGCCCCCCTCCCCGAGGCTTTGGCGGACTGTAACACTTGACTTCTGATGTAGCAATAGTTACTTTCCGTCCATGCGCTGGCTGACGCTGCTCCTGAGCCTCCCCCCGACGCCGTCCCGGCACCGCGTGGGCGTGTGGCGCAAGCTCAAGCGCCTGGGCGCGGTGAAGCTCAGGGGCGCCGCGTGGATCCTGCCCGAGACGCCCGAGGCGACCGAGGCGTTCCAGTGGCTCGTCCAGGAGGTCCAGTCCTTCCGCGGCGAGGCGACGCTCCTCCGAGTGGACCGCATCGACACCATGAGCGATGCGCAGCTCACGTCGCTCTTCCACGCGGCGCGCGCGGCGGAGTACCAGGCGGTCATCCGCGGTTGCCGCGAGGTGCTGGCCCAGCTCGACCGACACCGGGCGGCCCGGCGGGGGCCCGTCGACCCGATCAAAGCGCGGCTCGAGGCGCTCAAGCGCGAGCTCGAGCGCGTGCGCACCGTGGACTATCTCGAGGCGCCCATCGGGCGCCGGGCCCGCGCGCTGTGGGAGACGGCGGCGAAACGGCTCCGCGCCGCCGAGGCGCGGCCGCGGCCCGCGAGCGCGCGGCGCCACGGCACGCTCCCGCCGCCGGGCAGCACGTGGGTCACCCGGCCGCGGCCGCACATCGACCGCATCGCGTCGGC
Protein-coding sequences here:
- a CDS encoding DUF2207 domain-containing protein, whose translation is MARRRAWPSGASGIRRLLGALALVLGAATAGEARSFAIDAFVVSLQVNPDASLVVREDITFEFRGAHDGIFRTIPVRYDRGGYEFALRLEGIGVWDEGGKPLRHEVSYPGRYVKIKAWVPGAVDTKKTVTIVYRVRRGILNFEDHDELYWNATGDEWEVPILTTDVFVKAPPGVTDDGVRAVAYTGPRGASGQDYRLDRVERFWRFTTTRALRPREGVTVVVGWPVGHVGRPSAVRQGLWFLGDNWPLGLPLLALLAGWLAWWAYGRDPGAKRSVKPEYEPPLGLLPAEAGALVDEKAEPRELLATIVDLAVRGYFKIEQITTLAGRSDFVFHRLKPIGGDPALKPFELFVLAKIFGADWTLSTFTLSEIRRDYDHTFPPIRDRLYRMMVEHGLFPTSPANMRADWLFPGGALLALAFVLPQWGPAWLAVYGFELPAGLAASGIVLMVWSRFMARRTWVGVQTLVAVRGFREFLERAEKDRLERMPADTLHRFLPWAISLGVTERWIFNFKGVKVDEPAWYTSPSPFSLDTYHAGLAAFGQNTSEAILTTRTGGFGSGESGFSSGSGSGGGGGSSGGGAGGGGGGTF
- a CDS encoding LemA family protein; the encoded protein is MTIGGWIFLLVLVGLIVGFIAAYNKLVGLRQRSAEAWSDIDVQLKRRTDLVPNLVETVKGYAAHERGTLDAVVRARGAAVAAQTPEARAQAENALTGALRQLFALAEAYPDLKANQSFTQLQTSLGEIENAIQDSRRYYNAVVRDFNTAIDTVPTNFIASFFSFAKRQYFELDRQEDRQAPRVAFGS
- the chrA gene encoding chromate efflux transporter, producing the protein MDQATTTRVSIRRLAAYYLRLGAIGFGGPVALVGQMERELVQDRKWVTKDEMREGIAVCQSLPGPLAIQVGIFISYLRGGFWGAWAGGWAFILPNFVIVSVLGALYVHLGGLSWVTAIFYGVSPAVIALILHSCYRLAKLGMEDALQWAIAVVAFAVTVVLQTEVALLFVGAGIAGIIYYGSLLRGRRAPSAPILALVPLAATPPAVAAAAPATLGKLLVFFLKAGSLTFGSGLVIVPFLETGLVHTTGWLDERQFLVAVAMGMLSPGPVVITATFVGYLVAGFWGSVVATVGIFLPSFLLVLIVAPILVRHRANPNVQGFVKGAYAAAIGTILGACVLLGKIAVGDWLTAVVGLACLGVLFRWKVSNPLLIAATALIGLVAFPLLKPTWVFVK
- a CDS encoding chromate resistance protein ChrB domain-containing protein, yielding MRWLTLLLSLPPTPSRHRVGVWRKLKRLGAVKLRGAAWILPETPEATEAFQWLVQEVQSFRGEATLLRVDRIDTMSDAQLTSLFHAARAAEYQAVIRGCREVLAQLDRHRAARRGPVDPIKARLEALKRELERVRTVDYLEAPIGRRARALWETAAKRLRAAEARPRPASARRHGTLPPPGSTWVTRPRPHIDRIASAWLIKRFLDHEARFEFADQADAATKGIPFDVLGAEFGHHGEDCTFETLLKRGGVRDRRLGAIAEIVHEADLRDGKFTRSEATGVDLAILALAATLHDDHELLERGMALFDGLYDVLKQKS